The segment aaaatatacagattgccaacaaagacatgaaaggatgctcagcatcactaatcattagagaaatgcaaataaaaaccacaatgtggtatcacctcacaccagtcagaatggccatcatcaaaaaaacctagaaacaataaatgctggagagagtgtggagaaaaaggaacctcttgcactgttggttggaatgtaaattgaaacagccactatggagaacagtatagaggttccttaaaaaactaaaaatagaagtaccatacgacccagcaatcccactactgggtatataccctgagaaaatcataattcaagaagagttgggcttccctggtggcgcagtggttgagagtccgcctgccgatgcaggggacacgggctcgtgccccggtcccagaagatcccacttgccatggagcagctaggcccgtgacccatggccgctgagcctgcgtgtccggagctggtgctctgcaacgggagaggccaaaacagtgagaggcccgcgtatcgaaaaaaaaaaaaaaagaagaagaagaagaagagtcatgtaccacaatattcattgcagctctatttacaatagccaggacatggaagccacctaagtgtccatcgacagatgaatggataaagaagatgtggcacatatatacaatggaatattactcagccataaatagaaacgaaattgagtcatttgtagtgaggtggatggacctagagcctgtcatacagagtgaagtaagtcacaaagaacaaaacaaataccatatactaacacaaatatatggaatctaaaaaaaaaaatgttctgaagaactaggggcaggacagcaataaagacgcagatgtagagaatgaacttgaggacatagggagggggaagggttagttgggacgaagtgagaaagtggcatggacatatatacattaccaaatgtaaatagctagtgggaagcagccacatagcacagggagatcagcatggtgctttgtgaccacctagaggggtgggataaggagggtgggaggaagatgcaagagggagtcgatatggggatatatgtatatgtatacctgattcacttttttatacagcagaaacaccattgtaaagcaattgtgctccaataaagatgtttaaaaaatatggccTAATAAATTAGATAACACGTGGTAACACCATTTTTGAGAACAGATCAAGGAAGCCATATAATTGTATCTGAACACTTGTTTAGTTGTACTGGATCTATAGCaacctgttttctttctcatcctAACCCATATCTTAAAAAGTATATCTCTTCAGATCAACCAATGCCTTGATTagattctttataataaatcaaatatcattcactcaacaaacatttattccatGCCTACTATGTTTTACACATTATACTTTGACTTCACAGCTCCTGTGGTTTAGTGGAGAAGAAAGACGAAGAGGAATTGTAAATAGTGTTATAGGTGCTAAAACATGGGTGTCAAGTACGGTATAGTGTCTGGGATTTTACCCTATTTACAAGCTAATAAGTTAGTCTGTTACTCTTTCATGGATGCTGTCAAAAGACacaagactcctgggtcagagacaaagaacaATATTATTCATTGTAAAAGCAGTAGCCAGAGCTTGTTTTGGTTTGTGTTGGATCCCCATATCCCTTGTTATGGGCTGAAATGAGTTCCTCCATAATTCATATGTAGAGGTGttaaccccagtacctcagaatatcactgtatttggagacaggacctttaaagagatgattaagttaaaagcaagtcattagggtgggccctaaaccaATCTAACTGTTGTCCtagtaagaagaggaaatttgggcacacagagagacaccaggAGTTCTTGGTTACGGGAGACAGACCATGTGAGGATGCAGTGAGAAGGTAGCCATCTGCAATCCAAGGAGAGAGGAGTCAGGAGAAATCAaatttgatcttggacttctagtctccagaactgtgagaaaataaatcctgCCATTTAAGCCAATCAGTCTGTGGAATTTTGTTATGGTGGTCCTAGCAAACGAATACACTCTCTCCGCACCCCTCCACAAAGTCCTGTGGGGACAATGCAGAAGGCCTGTCCTGGATGCCTGAAGTGAGTTGCATTACAAGAGATACACTCTAAATTCAGGGGCTTGCCATTTTTACAGTAAGGGGAATTAAGTCTGTTCTTTGTCAGTGGGGAGATGTTTTCTCATCGCTCTAGGATGCTTGCTGCAAACACACCCTGTACCTTTACACCACGGGTAAAGAATAGTCAAGAACTTACATTCTTGGCATACCCAGCAAAAATGTTCAGATATGTCCAGAACCCATGGCAGATTGCCTCTACCAACATAAGTACACCATATGAGGTCCAGTTAACCCAATCTTGGGAGAACTGAGATGCTTTCTGAAAGAGATGACATCTATGCTGACTCATAAAGGTCAAATAAGAATTTGCtgcaggaagaggggagagggcattccaggcaggagAAAAGTCATGCCTAAAAGTTGAAATAAATGACACACTTCAAGAAGTTTTCTGATCCCTTTCACATTCATCTATATATTGAGTTCCAATCTCAGGCACCTAGAATTACAGTCTGTGTGTGACTCTGGAAGGTCAACATTCAATATGTATGCTTTTATGAATTGCACTGGCCCCTGGAGTCTTCACATTAAAGCTATGTAAAATTCACAGCTATTGATTATTCACTCAGTTCATCATTTTCTACCTTTTCTAGAAactgttcctcttttttttttttaatatactacaCAATCCAGAGTTAACAGTGAGGCTTTGCGAAACATGACCTTAACCCATGGCCACAGTTGATTGGTCCATAGTTTAGGACCTGCCTCATACTGAACCAGTTGGAATCTTTTCCTTGGGAGTTTAAAATCAGGGTTAAGAGATTTCAATTTGTAACTATTCTCTTAAACAGAGGCAACGTAAACGTcatgttttttgccttttagacTGAAAATGGAGGAGAACTATAGAAaactctctgggttttctatacaGTGCACTATAGAGTCTTGGTACAGTTCATAAGCAGCTTCTCTGCCCTTGGTTTCTGGGATATCCCTGTGTCATTATAATAAATTCATCTTTTAACATTAGAGAATTGTCTAATTATCAATGTTATTAATAAAAACCTTACTTGGGCTCAGACAAGCTTAGATCtcataaaaattcataaaaatttatttttgattatttcagtaatatttattcagcacccaCTTTTTGTCATGCGTTCTGCAAGGTGCTGGGAATATAAACTCAGTGCCTGCCTTTCCATACATTACAGTTCCAAGCGTGGATTTTAGATTATGAGACAACTGGTTTAAATATTAACTTGCATTTAGAATCTCAGAATACAGGTGTATTTCCACCTAAAACACACTACTCATTGGTCCAGTCTGAATCAGGCACTCATTCCTGAACCAATCAATTGTACTCAGACTCTTAGGGTCTTGTAAGAACATTGATTCTTCCACAGTGAacatgtggtggtggtggtggtgatggggtaTCAGTTGGAGAATGGAAttgccagagaaaagaaaaaagtgtctcCTGGGAAGACAATCATATCAGCAACCACTGCATACCTCCAAAGCATTTCTAGAAGTACTTCTGAGTTTACTCTAGACTGCAATGACAGCATAATCTGCAAAGGATGGATGGGATAGAAAGCATAGGCTCAGAGGGAAAATTAGGgctagcatttattttattaaaacacaatgtttcctaaaagttctcaacagaaggaaaaaaccaattttcttcttcttctacccCCCCttctttttgtatctgtatgagatgatgaatgttaatTAAAGTTATTGTGACAATCATTTGGCAATATAGGTAAGTCatgtcattatgctgtacactttaaacttatacagtgctgtatctcaattatatctcaatacaactgaaaaaaaaccccacaattttTCACAGACTGTAgtacaaatattaattttctgaAAGAAGATAACTTATTAAATATTCTCCTGGAtagtaaatctttttaaaaaattatctcattttttatCTGTATACCCACTGATAAAACATTCTAAGTGCATAAATACAAtcataattacacacacacatagattcCTATGTATAcccatgtgtgtgtatatttacagTTTCTTTTGTGGAGGGGTCTTGGctacctcttctctctcttttctgctgtTCTTGAACATACCTCCCCACCTCGCCCCCCCAGTCTGGCCACAAAGCAACCAACATTAATAGCCTAGTATGTAGCCCtccatacatacacatgcatatacaggTTTCTTGGTTAATGCTTTACGAAAATGAGATTTTGTATTTCTCACTCAATACTACCTCATGCAAATTCTTCTAAGTCAACTTGTATagttatatcttatttttttaatggtttcatcATATTACATATGTAGATGTTTATAATATGTTCAGTCACTTCTTATTAGGTATTcactttgtttctggttttttgccACAACAAACATTGTAGCAATACAAATTATTATGTGTAACTCTATGCATATTagtgctttttatttctattggagTGGTTTCTGGGGCAAATAAATATGATTCAGCTAACATCCTGATTCTGCATCTTCCTGGTCATAACAAGGACAGAAGCTCCCATGGCAGTCCAATAATCTATGGCATGGTTTTAGGAATTGGATCTAGAATTTCAGCCTAATGTTTATCTCCTGACCCTACCAATGTGTTTCTgagcaaagaatatatacattaataGCTCCTTTTCTATTTGAACCACCTAGAGAGGATTATATTATCTACAACTAGAAATCCTAGCTgatctaatatattttaaattttaataaaggacAGTAAAAGTATTTTGAATAAAATACTGCTCATATTCAAGATGATGACACTCTCCTGTCCTTGGTAGAGAGATGGCTTTGGGTTCCTTTTCTAGAAAAGCTAAAAGATTAGTACAAATCTACTAATTTGTTTAGCAGGAATGAATATTGCATGTCTTACATTTCAACGGGAAAGATTTGCTTATCTTTCATAAGTGCTACTGGGCAGTAGATGGCCCAACTCCACAGGGCTTCCTCTCCTTTATAAGTGTGAGAACTCTCAGAGAGAAATGCCACACCCTCCTCATTCCTCCTCTCTTTTGCAGCCAGGTACATTGATCTCCACTTGTTGGTTGGTTGCTTTTTGGTAcaaatggaagaagagagaaggagtcATTGTTTTCTAAAACCACTCATATGTCTGATCTTATTCAATAGCCACCAGAAAGATTTATTTGAATACTTTTGTCCACCACACTCcacccctccttttcttttttgtattcttccTGAAACTTTcacacttaaaaataatcatttgaggatgggaataaaatacaaGTCAAATAATGCATctatttaaatcatttatttcaaCACAGGCATTGTTTCAAATTTGTACCTTGTCTTGTAACACATTTCATATCTAGAGAACAGGTTTGAGAACAAGTACATAAAAGGATTATttgacaacatttttttttttttttttcggtacgcgggcctctcccgctgcggagcacaggctccggatgcgcacgctcagtggccatggctcacgggcccagctgctacgtggcatgtgggatcttcccggaccggggcacgaacccacgtcccctgcatcagcaggtggactcccaactactgcaccaccagggaggcccgacaacattttaaacaaaagtgCTTAAGGCTTATTACATGTTTCAGAAACACAGAAATGCCAGTCACAAAGAGcctcaaagtaaaatatttacatatttacactGTACATTTAAATGGGTTATTCTGAagcatttttactattattaacaataataagCAATATTATTCTCTTAGGCCTCAAGAGAGGCCTCTTAGCAATAAGGCCTCTTTAACCCTCTGGCATTCAATGGagtatattatttttatggaGGTGTGGATATTCCAGTTTGATACCTAGCTTTACCATAATGTAAGTGGACTTTCTTTCACCACCTCAAGTACAGGCACACATGTACCTCCTACACAAAGCAGCTTTTATTAGCCTATCATCTGCCAAAACCTTGTTAGTAGCAGTTGAAGTTTTATTAACAGCTATGTATTTACAATATAAGGGGGTAAATTATTTAAAGGGAAgtctctaaaaattaaaataatctcattaaGCCCTATTTTAAATGGACTTTACATGTAAAATTTATGGCTATAGAAGTCTATTATTTAAACAAGTTAATAATTTACCAGGTACTTATtagtattgtttccttcattatttACTCCATTTTTGTGACTATTTACTTTAatgatgattatatattttagaaaatgagtTATGAGTATAAAAATGACTATTATAAATTACTATAGCTATAccaaaaatgaatattaaaaagcaTCAGTTTGTATGTTAAAATACATAGACATTTGCTATACTTCTTTAACGAAGCGTTTTATAAAGGTATAAAATTATAGAAGGTGCTATTTTCATGAATTTTCTGTTTGCTTGATTTTTGAGCCAGACCAACAAGAAAACATTACAAATAGTGTAAGTGAGCACTGGCCATCAATGACCTTTGAATTCAGATGGTAGATTCTAGTACAGAGAAGCAGGGTCCTGAAGTAGTTATTTAGCCTGACCTTAACTTACCTGTTGATATAGGctaaattcagttaaaaataagcTAACTTCATCTCACCTTTTGTAACATATGTGTAGATTCAGAATATTTACCGAACTAGATCGGtaaatgatcattttaaaaaacaggaatctTAATATTATtaactttgaatattttaaaattaaatagaaaacataggtcatggtttatgaattttatttaaataattagataaatagaaaaaggaaGGTAGAATTTACAAACATACATGAAACAAAGAATAAACTGTTATTTATTCTTCACCATACAAATTTAAATGGAAACGTTTAGAACAGTTGATTTAGAATTCTACTATCAGTCTCTTTGAGGTCAGGATTGGCCAGAGCTGGCAGTTTAAGACAATTTATAGATTGAAGAAAGAGCTTTCATGTAATTACCTCATTTTCCTTAGTTTTGAGTTTCATGGGAACAATGCAAACTAGCTCTGGCATTTTGCTTCTAGGCAAGGCAATGGTTAGGAGGAGAATAATAATATAGTCCTTTCGTGCATTTCTGTCAGTTCCAAATTTCTGTATACTTCCCCAACACCTATCATTATCCTTAATTTATATGGATGAAACAGACTAGGTGagaaaaatggaaactaaaatGAGGCCAGGAAGCAAATATAAACCAAACAAGATGAAATCCATTCATGTTGACCCTCATAGTACTAAGATCCAGGATGGCATGATTTCTGTAGTTCTAGCAGATTAGCTTCACTGCCACCTATTTATTGGTCTTTATGCTGATTAGGAGGagagaaaacccccaaaattcCATATGGCATATAAAGAGTTAGGAAAGCCAAGTTATCAGTGGGTGTGACAAGTTATTTAGTCTAGATAAATTATTGAAGGAATCATAGTGACGAGCCCTTAGAAGTTCTGCCTTCTAATTTCCAAGGGTCTGGTAAATGATCTGGCAAAGAAGCCTGTGAACCTCAAGGTGTCAGATCTGACTTGGCAGTACTTTCGGAACTTGACCAAGGCTACCACTTGCAACTAAAATGTCTCACATGGAAAAAAGTGTTCTATCctgcaaataaagaaaaattttaaatggatggttctggagaaatggaaaaaaaaaggaacagttgCTGAGAGAGCTGCAGTAAGGATGTCAGTCTCATGAAGGGATGTCTGCTTATCTCTACCCCTCAGTTATATTCCCTTCCTAAGCAGAAATTCTGTGGCTAAGCCACCCTCTGTACCATCCTAGAAACTATTTCAAAGGAATTCCTAGGAGTACTAATGTTCTTTGGCTTACTAGGGATTCACCTCTTCACCTATTATCTCAACAAGCATTTCAAATATGTGTCTCCCTGGCTCCACTATGGATAAAACAGGATGTCCTTACAGAAATCCCCTTATAtttgttcaaaagaaaaaaataccaaaaaacccaaactctAAACCTCCTAAATGTTGATGAGTCAGACAGGATAATAATACTTACTTCCATTGTTATCAccctacattttatttaatgccATGAATATAAGGTATGGAAGAGGTAAGACAGAGTTTTGCTGTTGTGCTGGGATATTAAAGTTGTAAACCACCATGAAAGGCATAGGAAAATTAGGGGGAAGATAGAGCAGAAAACCAAAATTGGACAGTGAATTAGAGATTAAGTTTGGGCTGAGTGGCAGAAGGCCAAGGATaaatacagaggaagaaaacagcAGAGAATCCCTCTAAACAAGAATTCATTGCTTTAGAATTCAGGAAGTCTATATATAGGGtgtggagggagaaaaaaagagaatttggaTTGTTTCAGAGCAGGAACTGTCCAgactagatatttttttctaatacctGTCCTTTCCGTAGACATACATATTTGCACTTTATTTACATTACAAACTTTTGGTGAAAAGGTTatacattttatagaaaaagcCTCACAATTCTGACTCTTTGTCATTTTCATCCAGGTAGTATTCGTCGTCCGTGGTTGTGTCTGTGTCACAATCTGAGTCTACTGGGTCACCTTCATAGATATTAAGTGGCGTACTTAGAGATAAGCCATCTTCTGGCATTTGATTACTAGGAGAATTAGAACTTGATGACTCTGTTGGGTTAGGAGGGTTAACTACATCATCTTTCAGGAAGCCAGGGTTCTGAAGAAAACTTGGTTTCCATAATCTTCCTTGTGTGAGTGACCTCTTTACATTCTCCAAGAAAGCCAGTTGTTGTTCTTTCCCAAATATCCCATAGTCAATAGGTCTGGATATAGATGTTGCTGACCTAGGACCCATTTTTGGCCTACTGTTGTACAAAGCCCAACTTTCATTTTCATCACAGGAGGGAAGTCCAGAAAAAGATTTGAATCTTCGACTGTACCCACTGTTGTTAGAGAATTCATTCCCAAGGGTCAGTTGACTCAGGGCATTGTCAATAGAAGTACTTTCAGAAAAATGACGCTCTCTGACTCTTGGAGGATGACTTTTTCGTAGTAGAGCACCGTGCACATTGATGCCTTTTAAACTCTTTGAACGATAGGGGTGTGGCTCAGGTTCCCACTCCAGAGGTGAAGCACTCCTTTGTTGTTGCTGAAAACTGGCCAGTGGCATGCTTACTGTAGATTTCTCTGCAGGCTCCAATTGAAAAGGAGGGTTCAGCCCCCTCTGATGGTCAGGGAAGTCTGCTTCCCTGAGGCTGATCAATGAGGATTGGGCCAGGGCTTCTGACGCTCCTTCCAAAATCTGAGCTACTGTTACATCCTTAGAATTCTCATACTTTAGTTGtgattctgagatttttttaaactcgTTTTGATGTGGCTGTGAAATATTGTTAGACTTCTGATTGCTTACGTGTGTATAAGTTTCTCCGTTGGTTATTGCAGTAACCTGGAGAGGGTCCTCGGGTTTCTCCACATTTACTCCATCATTACGTAACCTGCTTTCATCTGTGGATTCTGTGGACTTTAAAGTAGGCACAGGGGAGTGTGGGTTGCACTCTGGTGTGCCAAGGGATAAGGTGCTAAAGCCAGAACTGTGCCCACTTTGAGGAAAGATAGTAGCTACATGTCTTCTGGGGTATAAATCTTCAGCTGGAAattttctgcttgctttggacATAACTGCCAATCTGTGTTTAACTGAAgatctgtttttccctttttctaggTCATCCAagctttttttacttttattacttCCTTCAGGAAGTGAAGGTTGATTCCATGCCAACCCCTGCATTTCATCTTTAGCCTTGCTCTCTGTCATATTTACCTTCTGACTTCTTTGAGGTGGTTCTCTGGGTTCAGACTGCAAACTGTCTAAATCTTGTTCACTTGAACAAGTCTTCTCATCAAGCTGTAGTTTATGCAAGGCTGGAGTAAGAGCAAAGACTTGGCTTTCTGAGTCAGAAAGTGGTTTATCAGGGTTTTTTGGGAAATCTTTTCTAATTTCCCCTCTTACTTCCCCAGGCTGCAATCCATTGGAGCTATCATCTATAGCTATGCCTGTTATATCTTTCTGATGACTTCCAGTAGCTGTAATGGCTATAGCACTACTTGTGCACTCCCCAGAACTTCTAGTGATTTGGGAATTTTCAACATTCTCTTCTGAATGGGCTGGGAGGTTAGAAAAATCACTGTTACCTGATTTAATGGATTGCTGACAATTTTCAGATTTCTCTCTTGtacctttttttccctgaagcCTTGGTGAAGTATACAGGGTTTCACTTTgcaatttcttccctttctctttcttgctttgtGAATCACATAAAGGTGTTTTAGATAAGTTGTGTGGGGAAATCTCTCTAGATTTAGGTTCTCCTTTATGAAGAGAAACATCTGCTTCAATAGAAGGAATTTCCTGTAATGCAGGTTCTGAGGACCCCAAACTCAGTAATTGTAAACCAGTCATATTTTCAGTGGTGTGAGAAAGATGGCTGTTCTCCTGAGCAGAGCTGACCTGCATCTTTAGATCTTTAGACGAAGGTGTTCCTGACTGCTCTTGTGTAGAACAATTTAGTTTGTCTTTTTCTAAAGCATTAGGAGATGCTTTAGTCCCCACTTTAGTTGATTCTGTAAGTGAATCGATATTTTGTGTATACTTTTGAAGAAGGTTACagaatttttctctgtgtttccttgGTAGAGTATAATATATTGAAGTCACCTCAAGACATTTCACATTATCTTCATCaccagaaacagaaaacatactAGTAGTCTTAAATTTATGTAATGTTTTCCCACTTTCTTTGCCTGACAAATCTGCAGAAAAAGGTAAAGGGTGTTCATTTGGATAGGAAAATATACCTGTCCTGGAGGCAGAAATTCTACCATTCTTTTCAGTGCATTCTTGAAAGTATTCCTTCTGGTGGTGTTTTTTGCttaaagaacactcccaaacagaTGAGTCACTTCCCAGAGGGTTAATGAGTTGCTCCCAAGGCTTTAGGGTTATAGTAGAAGCATCTGTATCTGAGACTaaacctttttctctttcatctcttccAGTTGAGGCATATGGCACCCCTGAGGGACATGACATAGCCCTCTTGATGAGAACTTGATGTGGTCCTTTTCTACCAGAAGCAGATCCAATGCTTGTCATATTTGTCATCCCCTCCGTGGCTTCAGGTGGTACTGAAACTGAGCCTGAAACTACTCCAGAATATTTGCTCTCTGACTCACAAGAACTGGGACTGAATTTGTTTGATATGTACTTCCCTACTGGATCGTCCACATCATTTTTGATTTGGAATGCAAGTGGCTCATTCCTAAATGAAGAAGGCATTATCTTACTTTCAGACTTCCTGttattgatgagaaaactggCTGATTTTCTTGGTAAGGTACAGTAAATTGTGTGAAGCTCAGGAGGCTTGGAATTGCTTTCAGTTCCCTCAGTGAGGTTTCTGCTGTCACTTGTAGGTATTGATCTACTTTCCGTTTTGCTTAATTTTTCGGTATAGGATATACGTcgtcttatttttccttttccctttccatcCCTGAAAGGAGGATATGAATGGCATTTGACAACATCAACCACTTCATTATGTACAGGCATACAATTAACATTACTCTTTTGGTTTTCTGAGAGGCTTAGGGAAAACTGACTATTTTGGTTCTTGCAAtcattgtctttttcttctctttctcccagaGATAGATCTTTGCTTGAAGAACATTTCCAGGAGAACCCTGTAGTAGAAGGAATCACCAGAGCATCAAGGCAAGAATCATTTGGTGGTGAGGAATCTGGTAGTGTACCTGATGACAGATCTAAAGAATCACATGGCATATTGTGGTCGGCAGGTGACTTGCTACAGTTGGTAGAATAAGTTGTGGTACATTGTTCTTCCTTGGTATCTAAAACAGCAGTCTTTTCTGGAGACTGTGCATTTTGATTATCAGTACATTCAGGACTCCCaaggttatttttaataatgcttGAAATATCTATATTTCTTACTGTTAAATCCTGGTGACAACCTTGATTTGGGCTGAGAAAAGGTGATGTTGTTCTGCTTTCCTGAATGAAAGGAAGGGAAGTTGCTGAGCCAAGTTTTCTGTTCCCAGTATAACTCTTATCTTTTTTTAGTTCATTGGCTTTATGAATTTTGGAGATATCTCTCCTGGAAATGACTCCAGGCAAACTTTTTGAACTTATTGTTGTAGATGCATTAAAAACAAATCTGTCGCTCTTGGCTGAGTCCTGGGAGAGGAGATTTTGAAAATCAGGTAAAGGGTTAAAAATTACTGTCTGTGAAACAAGTTGGGGTATTTCACCTGTCATGTTTGTCTGGTCTATCTTGTttagttgtttgtctttttccaaAACAGATCCATTCAAGTCTTTCTCATTATTCACTTCTGTGACCAAGATATTGGGTTGGCTTTCAGTCAGAGGTGGAGAATCAACTGAATCACTGTCGGTCCCAGTGACTTCTATATAGTTTCTGATTGGAAGAGAAGCAGGCTTAATTTTCTGCAAAGTGACTATGGGATTCTGAAAGTTGGGACTCTGAGGATTCCTTCTGTCATCAGGAATCTGTGGGAAGGTAGTTTTGAATGAGGATGCTAGAGTTTGAGCAATTCCAAATGAGTAAGGTTCTTTGTTTATATGTAGTTCCATAGGAGAACTGTCCTGTTGACATTCTAACCCACCAGATTTGATGTGATAGCTTGAACCAGACATGGGGCAAACATTTGGTGCGCTGAAATGAGTAGACTGGTTCCTATTAA is part of the Kogia breviceps isolate mKogBre1 chromosome 7, mKogBre1 haplotype 1, whole genome shotgun sequence genome and harbors:
- the EXPH5 gene encoding exophilin-5 isoform X4: MREGNSMPPWDASLLEDEFFQVLDDLDGKLAQEESPSSLNARTPLNYGSRTEFSHFYSSGNKHRNITARHKNCCNETSNMSIYDVLRPGTPKEGFKTFSPRTRTICDMYKTREPRVLKEGYAQKNIFGSISLYFDSRQRSPSPATGYFTARNLPFSATTQNKTGFIPPSHQQSPKRTPLSSIIWNRSDSSRDRQNQEEFLRAPSPMEICLADQNMYPRCFQEDRRYEFYHSQSDHQSVGLNASMNNTMSPDPFENSENMPFYHEDNPFTRSFLSNTFGWSREQRFGQSPFGGQQEEHFSWSDFHQSRKPFTSSDRNFEMTSIEANSAFLAGHCHSVPSQHWGSFSLRYRTNISRNQEKPHPSQFDSQASTLESMEVSQVNRNQSTHFSAPNVCPMSGSSYHIKSGGLECQQDSSPMELHINKEPYSFGIAQTLASSFKTTFPQIPDDRRNPQSPNFQNPIVTLQKIKPASLPIRNYIEVTGTDSDSVDSPPLTESQPNILVTEVNNEKDLNGSVLEKDKQLNKIDQTNMTGEIPQLVSQTVIFNPLPDFQNLLSQDSAKSDRFVFNASTTISSKSLPGVISRRDISKIHKANELKKDKSYTGNRKLGSATSLPFIQESRTTSPFLSPNQGCHQDLTVRNIDISSIIKNNLGSPECTDNQNAQSPEKTAVLDTKEEQCTTTYSTNCSKSPADHNMPCDSLDLSSGTLPDSSPPNDSCLDALVIPSTTGFSWKCSSSKDLSLGEREEKDNDCKNQNSQFSLSLSENQKSNVNCMPVHNEVVDVVKCHSYPPFRDGKGKGKIRRRISYTEKLSKTESRSIPTSDSRNLTEGTESNSKPPELHTIYCTLPRKSASFLINNRKSESKIMPSSFRNEPLAFQIKNDVDDPVGKYISNKFSPSSCESESKYSGVVSGSVSVPPEATEGMTNMTSIGSASGRKGPHQVLIKRAMSCPSGVPYASTGRDEREKGLVSDTDASTITLKPWEQLINPLGSDSSVWECSLSKKHHQKEYFQECTEKNGRISASRTGIFSYPNEHPLPFSADLSGKESGKTLHKFKTTSMFSVSGDEDNVKCLEVTSIYYTLPRKHREKFCNLLQKYTQNIDSLTESTKVGTKASPNALEKDKLNCSTQEQSGTPSSKDLKMQVSSAQENSHLSHTTENMTGLQLLSLGSSEPALQEIPSIEADVSLHKGEPKSREISPHNLSKTPLCDSQSKKEKGKKLQSETLYTSPRLQGKKGTREKSENCQQSIKSGNSDFSNLPAHSEENVENSQITRSSGECTSSAIAITATGSHQKDITGIAIDDSSNGLQPGEVRGEIRKDFPKNPDKPLSDSESQVFALTPALHKLQLDEKTCSSEQDLDSLQSEPREPPQRSQKVNMTESKAKDEMQGLAWNQPSLPEGSNKSKKSLDDLEKGKNRSSVKHRLAVMSKASRKFPAEDLYPRRHVATIFPQSGHSSGFSTLSLGTPECNPHSPVPTLKSTESTDESRLRNDGVNVEKPEDPLQVTAITNGETYTHVSNQKSNNISQPHQNEFKKISESQLKYENSKDVTVAQILEGASEALAQSSLISLREADFPDHQRGLNPPFQLEPAEKSTVSMPLASFQQQQRSASPLEWEPEPHPYRSKSLKGINVHGALLRKSHPPRVRERHFSESTSIDNALSQLTLGNEFSNNSGYSRRFKSFSGLPSCDENESWALYNSRPKMGPRSATSISRPIDYGIFGKEQQLAFLENVKRSLTQGRLWKPSFLQNPGFLKDDVVNPPNPTESSSSNSPSNQMPEDGLSLSTPLNIYEGDPVDSDCDTDTTTDDEYYLDENDKESEL